The Arachis hypogaea cultivar Tifrunner chromosome 14, arahy.Tifrunner.gnm2.J5K5, whole genome shotgun sequence DNA window ATCAGATGTGAATGCACAAGCCCATTCAAAAGAGTTGGTGGAAGGGAACGACATGCAGGGCCTATCAAGTGGGGGGAAGTTTGTTCCTAGTCAAAAGATTTTGACATTAAGGAACAAACTAATCAAGTTCATGGAGGAACATATATACCCCATGGAAAATGAATTCAACAAACTCGCCCAGTCAGAATCACGTTGGACTATTCATCCGGCTGAGGAGAAGTTAAAGGAGATCGCAAAGAAAGAAGGCTTGTGGAACTTATGGATTCCTGTATGCTTCTAATTCTGCTCTTCTGTAATATATTTCTTCTGTATGTTGTTATTTCACAAGCATCTAGCATTCTCTcatttgattttgatatataataGCTTCCTCTACATCTTAAGTAATAGGCATAGAATTGTTTGCTAGACCTTGTTATGACCAGTTTTCTAGTGAAATGCTGTTAATAATAAGTTAAAAATTGAAGGTTTCTGATGTAATGCACTCGACTTCGTACAAGTTCAATCCTTATACTATGTGTTTAGACAGATGATACCTATAACTTTTAGCTCAAGCCTGATTGTACATTGAAATATTCGATTTGAGTGCCAATTCGGAAGTTTCAGAATCAGAAAACTATTATGTTATAGCATACCATCAAAATGGTTAGATGGTCATTTTCCTTTTGCAGAAGGCATAGCATAAAATAATAGAATGTAAAACTATATGTCTTAGCACATAAAGCTTTGAAAGATAGATCCAATTTGGAGTTTGTTGTCTGTGATTACTTTTTAACTTCTAATAGTTTCACATTTTGGTATTAGCATCTTGTTAAGGATAAATTCTGAGTAGAtctgttctaaaattttttatgcagCGCGATAGTGCTGTAAGGGCAAAAAATATACTCTTTGGTGGGAGAAATAGTGATCTCTCCAGTGATGCAAATGACTTGTTATTGGGTGCTGGTCTCACAAATCTGGAATATGGATACCTTTGTGAGATTATGGGTCGTTCTGTTTGGGCCCCACAAGTATTTAACTGTGGTGCACCTGACACAGGTAATATGGAGGTAAGATATAACTTGAAGGTTTCTTAAGGTTGGTCCATAGTCGATCAACTTTAATTTGATTCCATTGTGGGTGATAAGCACTTCTCTCTACCTACTTTGCATATTTATTGGAGCTAGCTAACATGTTATTTTGCATATTAGGTGTTACTTCGCTATGGAAACAAAGAACAAATGCAAGAATGGCTTATTCCTTTGCTTGAGGGGAAGATTAGATCTGGATTTGCTATGACAGAACCACGTGTTGCGTCTTCTGATGCAACGAACATTGAGTGTTCTATCAAAAGGTGAGAATATTCGAAACTATAAATGCATTATGGAATTAACAAAGAAAGCATAGATTTGAGCCAAGCtgcttgattttttaattattctttttcttttaaagacAAGGAGATTCATATATTATCAATGGGACAAAATGGTGGACAAGTGGCGCTATGGATCCCCGATGCAGAATTCTCATAGTCATGGTGAGTATTTAGTTGAAAGTTATTGCATTAGGTGTATGCTATTCCTATCAATCATGAGTGACCAAAACATATGCACAGGGGAAAACTGACTTCAATGCAGCAAAGCATAAACAGCAATCTATGACCTTAGTGGACACCCAGACTCCTGGTGTTCGAATAAAGAGACCCTTAATGGTGTTTGGATTCGATGATGCACCGCATGGACACGCCGAAGTAACATTCGAAAATGTTCGTGTGCCAGCAGAAAATATTATACTCGGAGAAGGACGTGGATTTGAGATTGCTCAAGTAAGTTGAGGAATGCTTCCTTTTTAATTATTACCAGCATCTGATGTTGCTTAGAACTCTATTGTCCACAAACCTTAGCATCTTTCGGAGGCAATAATACCATTCAAAGGTGTCTAAGTTGTATCAAAGTGAGCATATTCGATGTTGCTGATGTTTGACATCATGATCTTCCGAatggaaaaattagttttaatgtATCCTCTAGAAGATATTATATTTTGCATTACTTGCGATATATCAGACACACTAAATATTTCCTCTGTTGCGGACTTGCAGGGTAGGCTAGGTCCAGGAAGGCTGCACCATTGCATGAGACTGATAGGCGCTGCCGAGCGAGGAATGCTTTTGATGGCTCAAAGAGCTCTTAATAGAAGAACATTTGGGAAGTTGATTGCTCAACATGGTTCATTTCTTTCAGATATGGCAAAGGTATCCCTATTGAGCAAATCCATGGTGTCGTGTTTAAAAGCAATAATCTAGGAGTGTCAAAAATACTTAATAAGATTTCCTAACAGGATTATCGCCAATAATATAGAATACTTAATAAGATTGCTACTTTTTAAATTGATGATTATGCTAACaatcataatttttttcttagctaataattaaaattatcattgtTAATGATGAGAGGATTGTCAAGTTGGTGATACTCTACATTGCCTTAGAAATCTGAATTGTTAGTAAAGAGGGAAAATTGTAGATGTAGGTAACTTAAAGAGAGTATTAACACTTAACAGTAATCTGATAGATTGCTCTTACAAAACGATCTCATATAGTTTTAACATTACATAAACTCTATACTTATTTCGTTTTCTGTTGTTCAGTGCCGTATAGAGCTCGAAAAGACCAGATTGTTGGTGTTAGAAGCAGCTGACCAGCTTGATAAGCATGGAAACAAAAAAGCTAGAGGGATACTAGCAATGGCCAAGGTAAGTTCTCATTCCCATTTGCAATAATTATTAAGATTTTTCACTTTATGTTGGTTTTCTTTCGACGCTGTGCTTTGTTTTCGAGCAGGTAGCCGCACCAAACATGGCGCTGAAGGTGCTTGACATGGCCATTCAAGTGCATGGAGCAGCTGGTGTGTCGTCTGACACAGTCCTATCACAACTGTGGGCCGCCGCACGGACGCTGAGAATTGCTGATGGTCCGGATGAAGTACACTTGGGTACCATTGCCAAGTTAGAACTTCAAAGAGCCAAGCTTTGAGAAAGTGAAATTTTTTCAACATACAATCACCAAATGCAAACCccatagaagaagaaagaaaggaaagcagTAGGTTAAGCAAGGAAGATTCACAATCCCTCaaatcttttttttgtttttttcatttttaagttCTAGACACTATTAAAAAAGGGTGGTTGTGAATGTTTTAGATTATTATGCATTAAATGTAATTCAGGAGTATGTAATATATTTCAGAGTAATGTGTATGAATGTTGTTCACAATAAGTTTCCCAATTGTGTATGGGGTTTGTTAATACTCTATGATggaatatcaataaattatacttTGGTGTAAATATCTATACAAGTTTGAAAGCTTGGTTTTTATTCTTGAAATCATAATTTGAGATGCATAAACTGCAATTCAAATTGTAAATCATAGTATATTATCATGGTGCAGAATGTTCCTTATCAAAATAGCCATATATTATGCAACTGCCATTGGCTGGCAAATTTCTATAACCGATTTCAACCTCCTTGTTAATTTGTTTTCCTATCTTTACACATTGAACTCCATGATTCAAGGAGCTCCTCTAGATTTCATCATTTTTAACCATTGTTTTTCAACAATTGTTGTTACATAAATATGCCAAGTTTAGCATTTGGGTAAAAATAGACATATTGTGGTGTATACCACTCGATGTTTAAATAGCAAGCGATAATTAAGTTCATCAAATCACAAGTTCACTAGGGCATTGATAAGCACTGCCCAAGGAACATTTTCTTTGATCTTTTTCATTAGCATTTTTATTTTAGGAAAAACAAAATGGCGGAAGGTAGTAACGGAGACCAGAAGAAGAAACTGGCCATTATTAGCATCTCCATGATCCTTCTTGTGGCCATGATCGCGTCGGTGGCGATCGGCATAACCAGCCACCGAGAAAAAGGATCAAAGGGCAGAGAAGACGACGAGGAGGAGCCCCACGTTGCAAAATCTCAGAAGAATGTAGAGGTGATTTGCCAATCCACGGAATACAAAGAAACATGTGAAAAGAGTCTTGCAGATGCATCAACCAAAACCTCAGACATGAAAGAACTCATAAAAGCAGCATTTAACTACACAACGGTTGAGTTAGCGAGTCACA harbors:
- the LOC112741713 gene encoding probable acyl-CoA dehydrogenase IBR3; translated protein: MAVNTSELVAKLTPETQHFSLDSLLRFCTSNVSGFPPSPSHFNVSQFGHGQSNPTYLIEVGSVGSPLKRYVLRKKPPGKLLASAHAVDREFQVLKALGTHTQVPVPKVFCLCDDPNVIGTTFYIMEFLEGRIFIDPKLPGVAPARKRAIYLETAKTLASLHSANVDSIGLGKYGRRNDYCKRQIERWAKQYVASTSEGKPARNPRMFELIDWLQHHIPPEDSSGATAGLVHGDFRVDNLVFHPTEDRVIGVLDWELSTLGNQMCDVAYSCMSYIADIGPDKVREGMERGLPEGIPSLPEYLAEYCSVAGRKWPIAEWRFYVAFSFFRGASIFAGVYSRWVKGNASGGERARHAGVLADGLIDAAWNFIEQKSVLPQHPPSDVNAQAHSKELVEGNDMQGLSSGGKFVPSQKILTLRNKLIKFMEEHIYPMENEFNKLAQSESRWTIHPAEEKLKEIAKKEGLWNLWIPRDSAVRAKNILFGGRNSDLSSDANDLLLGAGLTNLEYGYLCEIMGRSVWAPQVFNCGAPDTGNMEVLLRYGNKEQMQEWLIPLLEGKIRSGFAMTEPRVASSDATNIECSIKRQGDSYIINGTKWWTSGAMDPRCRILIVMGKTDFNAAKHKQQSMTLVDTQTPGVRIKRPLMVFGFDDAPHGHAEVTFENVRVPAENIILGEGRGFEIAQGRLGPGRLHHCMRLIGAAERGMLLMAQRALNRRTFGKLIAQHGSFLSDMAKCRIELEKTRLLVLEAADQLDKHGNKKARGILAMAKVAAPNMALKVLDMAIQVHGAAGVSSDTVLSQLWAAARTLRIADGPDEVHLGTIAKLELQRAKL